The Hahella sp. HNIBRBA332 genome window below encodes:
- a CDS encoding ABC transporter substrate-binding protein → MTLSSTVMEDSPLSIKGKLGVLLVTITLALCSLRVFAADIKVVTTDFPPYSFEENGDVGGMATEVVKAVLAKSGVSISSFRVFPWARAYKLAQTEPNTLIYSIARSPEREPLFKWVGEIAPFRVNLYKLKSRTDINISSLEDAKRYIVGGEYQDIKQGYLVKQGFEVGKNIVLMPEDELNIRMLFAKRIDLIPFSEFSLPIMLKQEGFSPAEVENVLTLDDISYNLYMACSLETPDVTVDSLRRALQTLWDKGEIQAIQQKYLNPE, encoded by the coding sequence ATGACTCTTAGCAGCACCGTTATGGAAGACTCACCCTTAAGTATTAAAGGAAAGCTTGGCGTACTACTCGTCACAATAACGCTCGCGCTATGTTCCCTAAGAGTGTTCGCCGCCGACATCAAAGTCGTCACCACCGACTTCCCGCCCTACTCCTTTGAAGAAAACGGAGATGTCGGCGGTATGGCGACGGAGGTGGTGAAAGCCGTGCTGGCGAAGTCAGGCGTCAGCATATCTTCGTTCCGCGTTTTTCCTTGGGCGCGGGCTTATAAGCTGGCTCAAACCGAGCCCAATACGCTTATTTATTCCATCGCCCGCTCGCCTGAGCGAGAGCCGTTGTTCAAATGGGTGGGAGAAATTGCGCCGTTTCGGGTCAATCTTTACAAGCTGAAAAGTCGGACGGACATCAATATCAGCAGCCTGGAAGACGCCAAGCGCTATATCGTCGGCGGCGAGTATCAGGATATCAAGCAGGGTTATCTGGTTAAACAGGGCTTCGAGGTAGGCAAGAATATTGTGCTGATGCCGGAAGACGAGCTCAACATTCGCATGCTGTTCGCCAAGCGCATCGACCTGATTCCGTTCAGTGAGTTCAGCCTCCCTATCATGTTGAAACAGGAAGGTTTTTCCCCTGCGGAGGTAGAGAACGTGCTGACGTTGGATGACATTTCCTACAACCTCTACATGGCTTGCAGCCTGGAGACGCCGGACGTGACGGTGGACAGTCTCAGACGCGCGCTGCAAACGCTGTGGGATAAAGGAGAAATCCAGGCGATCCAGCAGAAATACCTTAACCCGGAGTAA
- a CDS encoding F0F1 ATP synthase subunit delta gives MELDWTTVALEIINFIILVWLLKRFLYRPVLNIVEQRQANIKASLDRARDVQEQADALKRQYNERLQTWEQERQEARHKLQEELAREKAGKLESLRTRLDQEVDKARAARESQNQQWRRETAEQALQMGAGFASALLRPLADPHLEERLVNLFCERVSAWPTERLSGLRNGGDIEISTAYPLQESAQRRLQETLQTLAADHRSVLFQQDASLLAGIRIASGGWTLGLNLADELRGFAESHHE, from the coding sequence GTGGAACTGGACTGGACCACCGTCGCACTGGAAATTATCAATTTCATTATTCTGGTGTGGTTACTGAAACGCTTTCTCTACCGTCCCGTGCTGAACATCGTCGAGCAGCGGCAGGCCAATATCAAAGCCTCCCTTGATCGGGCCCGCGATGTCCAGGAGCAGGCCGACGCTCTCAAGCGCCAGTACAACGAGCGTCTGCAGACCTGGGAACAGGAGAGGCAGGAAGCCCGTCATAAACTGCAGGAGGAACTCGCCCGCGAAAAAGCGGGCAAGCTGGAATCATTACGAACGCGACTGGACCAGGAAGTGGACAAAGCCCGCGCAGCTCGCGAAAGCCAGAACCAGCAGTGGCGCAGAGAGACCGCAGAACAGGCGTTGCAGATGGGCGCCGGTTTCGCCTCCGCGCTATTGCGGCCATTGGCTGATCCTCATTTGGAAGAGCGTTTGGTCAATCTGTTCTGCGAGCGGGTCAGCGCGTGGCCCACTGAACGACTCAGCGGCTTGCGCAATGGCGGAGACATTGAAATCAGCACCGCCTATCCACTGCAGGAAAGCGCCCAGCGTCGCCTGCAGGAGACGCTACAAACGTTGGCGGCGGATCATCGCTCAGTGCTCTTTCAGCAAGACGCAAGCCTTCTGGCCGGGATCAGAATCGCCTCTGGAGGCTGGACCCTGGGCTTGAACCTGGCGGATGAGTTAAGAGGTTTCGCCGAGTCACACCATGAATAA
- a CDS encoding sterol desaturase family protein codes for MLLCLFLIFIGCFILERVHTGWRLPQVKTWWFRVLLVNAFQLAVVLLAGVTWEIWLSAYSVFHLSDHLNPIAGGLFAYFIATFVFYWWHRWRHESDVLWRIFHQIHHSPQRLEVITSFYKHPGEMIFNSILGGLLVYALLGLDPAAGAVYTFCTAIGEFFYHTNVKTPHWVGYLFQRPEMHRIHHEYGRHKNNYGDITWWDMLFGTYENPKTWNKTCGFDDVKEQRLWDMLMYRDVHKE; via the coding sequence ATGCTGCTTTGTCTCTTCTTGATCTTTATCGGTTGTTTTATTCTGGAACGTGTGCACACCGGTTGGCGCCTTCCACAGGTAAAGACCTGGTGGTTCCGCGTATTACTGGTGAATGCATTCCAACTGGCGGTGGTGTTGCTGGCTGGCGTCACCTGGGAAATCTGGCTGTCCGCTTACTCCGTTTTTCATCTCTCTGATCACCTGAATCCCATCGCCGGCGGACTGTTCGCCTACTTCATCGCCACCTTTGTTTTCTATTGGTGGCATCGCTGGCGCCATGAAAGCGATGTTTTATGGCGCATCTTTCATCAGATACATCACAGCCCTCAGCGTCTTGAGGTGATCACATCCTTTTATAAACACCCGGGTGAAATGATCTTCAACTCCATCCTGGGCGGCCTGCTGGTCTATGCACTACTCGGTCTGGACCCCGCCGCAGGCGCGGTATATACCTTCTGCACTGCGATAGGCGAATTCTTTTATCACACCAATGTTAAAACGCCGCACTGGGTGGGTTACCTTTTTCAGCGTCCGGAGATGCATCGCATCCACCATGAATATGGCCGCCACAAGAACAACTATGGGGATATCACTTGGTGGGACATGCTTTTTGGCACTTATGAGAACCCCAAAACCTGGAATAAAACCTGCGGTTTTGACGACGTCAAAGAACAACGCCTATGGGATATGCTGATGTACCGCGACGTCCACAAGGAATAA
- a CDS encoding ribose-phosphate pyrophosphokinase has protein sequence MKHPLKVFTGNSNPALAREICGHLGIELSPLQISRFSNDNLFVQIQENVRERDVFVVQPFTEPVSEHIMELLITLDALRSASARRITAVIPYYSYARSDKKDAPRISIAGKLMADLLQTAGANRVLTMDLHADQVHGFFNIPVDHLTAVPLIADYFKANYDLSRMVAVATDAGGAKRAGRFSERLNIPLAIIDKRRVSDTQVKQGHVVGDVKDMDAVIFEDEISTGGTLMSTVKTLQQAGVRSIHVGAVHPVLCGPAITNLREADISSLVVTNTVYLPEHKQLEKITQLSVASLMAEAISRIHSGESVGALFS, from the coding sequence ATGAAACATCCCCTGAAAGTGTTTACCGGCAACTCCAACCCAGCCCTGGCCCGCGAAATATGCGGGCACTTGGGGATAGAACTAAGCCCCCTGCAAATCTCACGTTTCTCCAACGATAACCTGTTTGTACAGATTCAAGAGAACGTGCGCGAGCGGGATGTGTTTGTAGTACAGCCGTTTACCGAGCCGGTCAGCGAACACATCATGGAACTACTGATTACGCTGGACGCCTTACGCAGCGCTTCCGCCCGCCGTATCACCGCAGTCATTCCCTATTACTCCTACGCCCGTTCCGACAAGAAAGACGCCCCCCGCATTTCCATCGCAGGCAAGCTGATGGCTGATTTGCTGCAAACCGCCGGCGCCAATCGGGTGCTGACCATGGATTTACACGCAGACCAGGTGCATGGATTTTTTAACATCCCCGTGGACCACCTGACCGCCGTCCCGCTGATCGCCGACTACTTCAAAGCGAACTACGACCTGAGCCGGATGGTGGCGGTAGCGACGGACGCCGGCGGCGCAAAACGGGCGGGACGTTTTTCCGAACGCTTGAATATTCCTCTGGCGATCATCGATAAGCGACGCGTCAGCGACACCCAAGTCAAACAAGGGCACGTCGTCGGTGACGTAAAGGACATGGACGCCGTGATCTTCGAAGATGAAATTTCCACCGGCGGCACGCTGATGTCCACCGTCAAAACCCTGCAGCAAGCCGGCGTACGCAGTATTCATGTAGGCGCAGTGCACCCCGTTTTGTGCGGCCCCGCGATCACCAACCTGAGAGAGGCGGACATCTCCTCCCTCGTGGTCACCAATACCGTGTATCTACCGGAACATAAACAGTTGGAGAAAATCACCCAACTCTCCGTCGCCTCCTTAATGGCGGAGGCGATCAGCCGAATCCATTCCGGGGAGAGTGTGGGGGCTTTGTTTAGTTAA
- a CDS encoding F0F1 ATP synthase subunit alpha, which yields MNNLTDPMQDRNPGKDGGALQRTRDWISDYSPDVRIQERGVLVSVGDGVAWIKGLPSARMEELLDFEDGSQGMVFDLCEELVGAVILQQTGSLTAGQEVHRTRRPLGLLAHDSLLGRVIDPIGRALDGQSPLHEGVWVNLNAPTPAIIERDFVHEPLYTGIRMIDAMIPIGRGQRQLIIGDEGLGRTSIALNAVLHQKDKDVRCVYVLIGQKRGAAVSVMQTLQRHGADAYTTLVVADAGSPPGLQYLAPFAGSALASHWMRQGRHVLVVYDDLSSHARSYRELSLLLRRPPGREAYPGDVFSVHARLLEQATCLSPEQGGGSLTALPIAETQQGEIAAYIPTNLISITDGQIYLERSLFAAGVRPAIDVGRSVSRIGGKAQHPAIKHEAGRMKLDYSRFLELEIFTRFGAKLDPGMQTIIKRGQLLRELLKQDRFERFSPEQELAWMIAYNEGLLDDHNLTDIPSALLKIRSGLNARLSLETPREDWMAALQEMLTSQSD from the coding sequence ATGAATAATCTCACCGATCCCATGCAAGACCGCAATCCCGGCAAAGATGGCGGCGCACTGCAGCGCACTCGTGACTGGATATCCGATTACTCCCCTGACGTCCGCATACAGGAACGCGGCGTGTTGGTGTCCGTCGGCGATGGCGTCGCCTGGATCAAAGGCCTGCCGTCAGCGCGTATGGAAGAGTTGCTGGACTTTGAAGACGGCAGCCAGGGCATGGTGTTCGATCTTTGCGAAGAGCTGGTCGGCGCCGTCATCCTGCAGCAAACCGGCTCCCTGACCGCCGGACAGGAAGTCCATCGCACCCGTCGACCCTTGGGACTGCTGGCCCACGACAGCCTGCTTGGCCGCGTAATTGATCCCATCGGTCGAGCTCTGGATGGTCAATCGCCCCTGCATGAGGGCGTCTGGGTAAACCTTAACGCTCCTACGCCGGCCATCATTGAACGGGACTTCGTGCATGAACCGCTTTATACCGGCATCCGTATGATCGACGCCATGATTCCTATCGGCAGAGGACAGCGGCAGTTGATCATTGGCGACGAAGGACTGGGCCGCACTTCCATCGCGCTGAATGCGGTTTTACACCAGAAAGATAAAGATGTTCGCTGTGTCTATGTGTTGATCGGACAAAAACGGGGCGCAGCGGTCAGTGTCATGCAAACGCTGCAACGGCATGGCGCGGATGCTTACACCACGCTGGTGGTGGCCGACGCCGGCTCGCCGCCCGGATTGCAGTATCTGGCGCCGTTCGCCGGATCGGCGTTGGCGTCGCACTGGATGCGTCAAGGACGCCATGTTCTGGTGGTGTATGACGACCTCTCCAGCCATGCGCGCAGCTATCGGGAGCTGTCTTTGTTGCTGCGCAGACCGCCTGGGCGCGAGGCCTACCCCGGCGATGTGTTTTCCGTACACGCCCGATTGCTGGAGCAGGCGACCTGTCTTTCGCCCGAGCAAGGCGGCGGAAGTCTTACCGCGTTGCCCATTGCAGAAACCCAGCAGGGAGAAATCGCCGCTTACATCCCCACTAATCTGATCTCCATCACGGACGGCCAGATCTATCTGGAGCGCAGCCTGTTCGCCGCCGGCGTACGTCCCGCCATTGACGTGGGGCGCTCGGTATCGCGTATCGGCGGCAAAGCCCAGCATCCCGCCATTAAACATGAGGCGGGCCGCATGAAGCTGGACTATTCCCGTTTTTTGGAACTGGAAATCTTCACCCGTTTCGGCGCCAAGCTGGACCCAGGCATGCAGACCATCATCAAACGCGGCCAGTTGCTCCGCGAACTCCTCAAACAGGACCGATTCGAACGCTTTTCGCCGGAGCAGGAACTGGCCTGGATGATCGCTTACAACGAAGGACTTCTGGACGACCATAACCTCACAGACATTCCTTCAGCGTTACTGAAGATACGGTCCGGGCTCAACGCTCGCCTGAGTCTGGAAACGCCACGCGAAGACTGGATGGCGGCGCTTCAGGAAATGCTGACGAGCCAGAGTGACTGA
- a CDS encoding FAD-binding oxidoreductase, whose protein sequence is MRARNIVLSLLLLGPTLCVGEELKPFTSDGCSLFPDGSLSEENLWLECCYQHDLAYWRGGTYEERVQADKALQQCVANVGEENLSFVMETGVRFGGSPYWPTGFRWGYGWPYLRGYKALTDEEAHQVEKALETLTAQ, encoded by the coding sequence ATGCGCGCCCGCAATATTGTTTTGTCGTTATTATTGCTCGGCCCCACGTTATGCGTCGGGGAGGAACTCAAGCCTTTCACCAGCGATGGCTGCAGTCTGTTTCCAGATGGCTCGCTCAGTGAAGAAAACCTTTGGCTGGAGTGTTGTTACCAGCATGATCTGGCTTATTGGAGAGGCGGGACATACGAAGAGCGCGTGCAGGCGGATAAAGCCCTGCAGCAATGCGTCGCCAACGTTGGAGAGGAAAACCTGTCGTTTGTGATGGAAACCGGAGTGCGCTTCGGTGGATCGCCATACTGGCCTACCGGTTTTCGCTGGGGGTATGGCTGGCCTTATCTGAGAGGGTACAAGGCGCTCACTGACGAGGAGGCGCATCAGGTTGAAAAGGCATTGGAGACGTTGACTGCGCAATAG
- a CDS encoding FoF1 ATP synthase subunit gamma has protein sequence MPSRRQLQGKKELYATLNKIMAALKALAYAETRKLQRQIPPQLAITERMRAAIAKLQQGSNASKPPHKLIIVLGTERGFCGDINRRLLDATTEIIRTTPCGVILVGDRLYRHTHADFEVLAQVTGPSVAEDVESVTDKLVTLLSQHSERYPLTEAEILYYREQDGHPRRFPLFPKQNHGDGAASITPMMYRPAPELLLELTPMYLFASLQSCLKDALLGENRKRLSHLEYATRHLQERMNVLTLQTNMLRQEEIIEDIEALLFVVAD, from the coding sequence ATGCCAAGCAGACGCCAGTTGCAGGGTAAGAAAGAGCTATACGCTACATTGAATAAAATCATGGCGGCGCTAAAGGCCCTCGCCTATGCGGAAACCCGCAAATTACAGCGACAAATCCCGCCACAGTTGGCTATCACTGAACGCATGCGCGCAGCAATAGCAAAACTGCAGCAGGGCTCCAATGCAAGCAAGCCCCCTCATAAACTGATCATCGTGCTGGGAACGGAAAGAGGCTTTTGCGGCGACATCAACCGGCGTCTGCTGGACGCAACCACTGAGATTATTAGGACAACGCCATGCGGCGTCATTCTGGTGGGCGATCGTTTATATCGCCATACGCACGCGGACTTTGAAGTGTTGGCGCAAGTCACCGGTCCTTCCGTGGCGGAGGACGTCGAATCCGTCACCGATAAGCTGGTCACTCTTCTGTCCCAACACAGCGAACGCTACCCACTGACCGAGGCGGAGATACTCTACTATCGGGAGCAGGACGGACATCCCCGCCGATTTCCACTTTTCCCGAAACAGAATCATGGAGACGGCGCCGCAAGTATAACTCCCATGATGTACCGTCCCGCACCGGAGCTGTTGCTGGAACTCACCCCCATGTACCTGTTCGCCTCTCTGCAATCCTGTCTCAAGGATGCATTACTGGGGGAAAACAGGAAGCGGCTCAGTCATCTGGAGTATGCAACGCGACACTTGCAGGAACGTATGAACGTGTTAACCCTGCAAACCAATATGCTGCGCCAGGAAGAGATTATCGAGGATATTGAGGCGTTACTATTCGTCGTAGCGGACTGA
- a CDS encoding AtpZ/AtpI family protein, which produces MEYKRLRDNLERDKARLDKADRERSTLMQATRILGVLGFLFVLPVIGGAYLGHWLDGLGEGYSVRWTVGFILLGIVVGGVNAYLALRE; this is translated from the coding sequence ATGGAATACAAACGCTTACGGGACAATCTGGAACGGGACAAGGCCCGTCTCGACAAGGCCGATCGGGAACGCTCTACTCTGATGCAGGCGACCCGCATTCTTGGCGTACTGGGTTTCCTGTTTGTATTGCCTGTCATCGGAGGCGCTTATCTGGGGCATTGGCTGGATGGCCTCGGCGAAGGTTACTCCGTACGTTGGACAGTGGGCTTTATTTTACTTGGCATCGTCGTGGGCGGCGTCAACGCCTATCTGGCGTTGCGGGAGTAA
- a CDS encoding ATP-binding protein, producing the protein MLPADSFHPPHRKARQVALAFLLLATVSLSFFLSRNLLIKHNGVESEQLLQAFESALLTAIDKYVYFPAILTADPRFQRMLRRNERDDDISELLNRFNQAAGSDEIFIMNAEGLTLASSNYRDATSFVGHSYAFRPYYADAVAGRTGFYYAVGVTTGKAGLFISAPIRDNTGRILGVTVVKLDLTPQQTSWAATGNRIFLSGPNDIIFLASDPAALYRSLKPLEQTVMAELKVTKQYGSAESKPLPAEADAWSKAPIVEVDGVRLLLFSRQVVSQPWRMHRALPVVDVNTMAALISAACGGAVLLMIVLALYYREARQKRRTEHRLLKVIEESDAHQRAIIQNTDAGLMTLNESFEIREVNQKAAELFAVEAQGQGVSLDPTRLLSPWINTPDGEVREAEGYRPDGASFPILYCVSLIRTGPDREYLLTVHDVSELKAAQASLLQANEELEARVEERTQALRATQEALMQERKLAAMGRMSAAIAHELNQPLTALVSYVAMGRLYLAQEQKDKSAATLDKMDALVQRIARISSQLKSFAGIRSVDLRPTALPAVMRYVEEVLEHKLKQQRSIIRTQIPEGLQVIADQHMLEQVMINLLDNAIAAVKSAVQPDIFVAAEPCGDKVMISVRDNGEGMDEERMRHLFDPFFTTKTGSEGLGLGLAISYNLLQDMHGEITVTSTPGEGSEFTLSLPAVMHYD; encoded by the coding sequence ATGCTCCCGGCTGATTCGTTCCATCCGCCCCATCGCAAGGCGCGCCAGGTCGCGCTGGCTTTTTTGTTGCTGGCGACGGTGTCGTTGAGTTTTTTCCTCTCCCGCAACCTGCTGATCAAACATAACGGCGTTGAGTCGGAGCAACTGTTACAGGCGTTTGAAAGCGCTTTGCTGACGGCGATTGATAAATATGTCTATTTTCCCGCTATCCTGACTGCGGACCCGCGTTTTCAGCGGATGTTGCGCCGTAATGAACGCGACGACGACATTTCCGAACTGCTGAATCGCTTCAATCAGGCGGCGGGCTCTGATGAGATATTCATTATGAACGCGGAGGGGCTGACCCTGGCTTCCAGCAACTATCGCGACGCCACCAGCTTTGTCGGTCACTCTTATGCATTCCGGCCTTATTACGCCGACGCCGTGGCCGGACGCACCGGGTTTTACTATGCGGTCGGCGTCACTACCGGCAAGGCGGGGTTGTTTATCTCCGCACCGATACGGGACAACACTGGACGCATACTCGGCGTCACTGTCGTTAAACTGGACCTGACGCCGCAACAGACGAGTTGGGCCGCAACCGGCAACCGGATATTCCTGAGCGGGCCCAATGACATTATTTTCCTGGCTTCCGACCCGGCTGCGTTGTATCGCTCATTGAAGCCGTTGGAGCAAACTGTGATGGCGGAGCTCAAAGTCACCAAGCAATACGGCTCTGCTGAATCGAAGCCATTGCCGGCGGAAGCGGACGCATGGTCTAAAGCGCCTATTGTGGAAGTGGACGGCGTTCGTTTGCTGCTGTTTTCGCGCCAGGTCGTCAGTCAGCCCTGGCGGATGCACCGGGCGTTGCCGGTAGTGGATGTGAACACCATGGCGGCGCTGATCTCCGCCGCGTGCGGCGGCGCCGTGTTGCTAATGATCGTGCTCGCCCTGTATTACCGCGAGGCGCGCCAGAAACGCCGCACGGAACACCGACTGTTGAAAGTGATCGAAGAGAGCGATGCACATCAACGCGCCATTATTCAGAACACGGACGCGGGATTAATGACCCTTAACGAAAGCTTTGAAATTCGAGAGGTGAACCAGAAAGCGGCGGAACTTTTCGCCGTGGAGGCGCAGGGGCAAGGCGTATCTCTGGACCCGACGCGCTTGTTGTCGCCGTGGATCAATACGCCCGACGGAGAGGTTAGAGAAGCGGAAGGCTATCGTCCGGATGGCGCGTCATTTCCCATTCTGTATTGCGTCAGCCTGATTCGTACGGGACCGGATCGGGAATATTTGCTAACCGTACACGACGTCAGCGAACTGAAAGCAGCGCAGGCGTCTTTGCTGCAGGCCAATGAAGAGCTTGAGGCGAGAGTGGAGGAGCGCACCCAGGCGCTGCGGGCGACTCAGGAAGCATTGATGCAGGAGCGAAAACTGGCGGCGATGGGGCGCATGTCCGCGGCCATTGCCCATGAGCTGAATCAGCCGCTGACTGCACTGGTCAGTTATGTCGCCATGGGACGTCTGTATCTGGCGCAGGAACAAAAAGACAAAAGCGCCGCTACCTTGGATAAAATGGATGCGCTGGTGCAACGCATCGCCAGAATTTCCTCTCAGCTCAAGTCGTTTGCTGGCATTCGCTCCGTCGACTTGCGGCCGACTGCTTTACCGGCGGTCATGCGTTATGTGGAGGAGGTGCTGGAGCATAAGCTCAAGCAGCAACGGTCGATCATTCGTACGCAGATTCCGGAAGGGCTTCAGGTCATTGCGGATCAGCATATGTTGGAGCAAGTCATGATTAACTTGCTTGATAACGCCATCGCTGCAGTGAAGTCCGCCGTGCAGCCTGATATTTTCGTTGCGGCGGAACCCTGCGGCGATAAGGTTATGATATCCGTTCGCGACAATGGCGAAGGGATGGACGAAGAACGTATGCGCCACCTGTTCGATCCGTTCTTCACCACCAAGACAGGAAGTGAGGGGTTAGGCCTGGGATTGGCGATCAGTTATAACCTGCTGCAGGACATGCACGGGGAGATAACCGTTACCAGTACACCGGGTGAAGGCAGCGAATTCACCCTTAGCTTACCGGCTGTAATGCATTATGACTAA
- the atpD gene encoding F0F1 ATP synthase subunit beta: MTADAAPIGEIVEVHGPVAVIRCPQLPPLRRAVYTRLDGDTCIFEVHRHISPNELQAVTLHSTQGLWRGMQVYDSGSPLHVPVAESCLGRLLNIFGEPLDGGPVIETDQYRNIHHSPAPLNELTAQGDLLPTGIKVVDLLCPFFRGGKAGLFGGAGVGKTVLIMEFMHAIAHLHQGVSVFSGIGERIREAHELWRDMQDAGVMDRALLVFGQMDESPGVRFRVSLSALAYAEYFRDSLRRDVLLVMDNVFRFVQAGAEVSSLLGRMPATVGYQPTLGSEVAELEDRITSSLHGAITSVQAVYVPADDMTDPAVTTILSHLDTSVILSRTQAAKGLYPAVDPLLSGSKALDRHTLGAAHYTVAEAVRGHLARYKELEDIIAMLGVEELSAEDQLVVARARKLQRYLTQPFAVTAAHTGMTGASVELKQTISDCDGILAGRYDDVSEDQFYMRGGLEGLTS; encoded by the coding sequence ATGACCGCAGACGCTGCGCCTATTGGAGAAATTGTCGAAGTTCACGGCCCGGTGGCGGTTATTCGCTGCCCTCAGCTGCCGCCTCTGCGACGCGCAGTCTATACCCGTCTTGATGGCGACACCTGCATTTTTGAAGTGCACCGTCACATCAGCCCCAATGAACTCCAGGCGGTGACGCTGCACAGCACCCAAGGCTTATGGCGCGGCATGCAGGTGTATGACAGCGGTTCGCCATTGCATGTCCCCGTAGCGGAAAGCTGTCTGGGACGTCTGCTGAATATCTTCGGCGAGCCGCTTGACGGCGGCCCCGTCATAGAAACCGATCAATACCGCAATATCCATCACTCCCCCGCTCCGCTTAACGAACTGACAGCCCAAGGCGACCTTCTGCCAACCGGCATCAAAGTGGTCGATCTTCTCTGCCCGTTTTTCCGCGGCGGCAAGGCGGGCCTGTTCGGCGGCGCCGGCGTGGGGAAAACCGTGTTGATCATGGAGTTCATGCACGCGATTGCGCATCTTCATCAAGGCGTTTCCGTGTTCTCCGGGATCGGCGAACGCATTCGCGAGGCGCACGAACTCTGGCGGGACATGCAGGACGCCGGCGTCATGGATCGCGCCCTGCTGGTCTTCGGGCAGATGGATGAGTCTCCCGGCGTGCGTTTCCGGGTCAGTTTATCGGCCCTGGCGTATGCGGAATATTTTCGCGACAGCCTGCGCCGGGACGTGCTGCTGGTAATGGATAATGTATTCAGATTCGTGCAAGCCGGCGCGGAAGTCTCCAGTCTGCTGGGCCGCATGCCCGCCACGGTGGGCTATCAACCGACTTTGGGTAGCGAAGTGGCTGAGCTGGAAGACCGCATCACCTCCTCTCTGCATGGAGCCATTACCTCCGTGCAAGCAGTGTACGTTCCCGCCGACGACATGACCGACCCGGCGGTGACCACCATTTTAAGCCACCTGGACACCAGCGTAATTCTATCCCGCACCCAGGCGGCGAAAGGACTGTACCCCGCCGTGGACCCACTGCTGTCAGGGAGCAAGGCTTTGGATCGCCATACCCTTGGCGCCGCCCACTACACGGTCGCTGAAGCGGTGCGCGGGCATCTCGCCCGCTATAAAGAGCTGGAGGACATTATCGCCATGTTGGGCGTGGAGGAGTTGTCCGCGGAGGACCAACTGGTCGTAGCCAGAGCCAGAAAACTGCAACGTTATCTCACCCAGCCCTTTGCCGTCACCGCCGCCCATACAGGCATGACCGGAGCCTCCGTGGAGTTGAAGCAGACCATTTCAGACTGCGACGGCATCCTTGCAGGTCGCTATGACGATGTCAGCGAAGACCAGTTTTACATGCGCGGCGGATTGGAAGGATTGACGTCATGA
- a CDS encoding F0F1 ATP synthase subunit A: MNDGVSTPVWLQIGPLAIHETVVMTWLIMLVLVVASILMTRRLSLQPGRAQAMLEGVVLTLENAIASADSRNARRLLPLIGTFWIFLPVANLLGVIPGLHSPTRDLSVTAALALVVFCAVHAYGVRQSGLGYFKHYLSPSPILLPFHIISEITRTVALAIRLFGNIMSLEMAALLILLVAGFLAPVPILMLHIIEALVQAYIFGMLALIYVAGAMQQTTESPITTSSRSNSGAP, from the coding sequence ATGAATGACGGCGTCTCTACTCCGGTATGGCTGCAGATTGGTCCGCTGGCGATTCATGAAACAGTGGTCATGACCTGGCTGATCATGCTCGTTCTGGTCGTCGCCAGCATTCTTATGACGCGCAGACTTTCCCTGCAGCCGGGTCGCGCCCAGGCCATGTTGGAAGGCGTCGTCCTGACATTGGAAAACGCCATCGCCAGCGCCGACAGCCGTAATGCGCGGCGCCTGTTGCCGCTGATAGGCACTTTCTGGATTTTTCTTCCCGTGGCCAACCTGCTTGGCGTCATTCCCGGCCTGCATTCGCCCACTCGCGATCTGTCGGTCACCGCCGCCCTGGCGCTGGTCGTGTTTTGTGCGGTGCACGCCTATGGCGTTCGCCAGTCCGGCCTGGGCTACTTTAAGCACTACCTGTCTCCCAGTCCGATTCTGCTGCCGTTTCACATTATCAGCGAAATCACCCGCACCGTGGCGCTAGCCATTCGCCTGTTCGGCAACATCATGAGCCTGGAAATGGCTGCGCTGCTGATTCTGCTGGTGGCGGGTTTTCTGGCGCCCGTGCCTATTCTCATGTTGCACATCATTGAAGCGCTGGTGCAGGCGTACATCTTCGGCATGCTGGCGCTAATCTATGTCGCCGGAGCCATGCAACAAACAACGGAATCCCCCATAACGACCTCGTCACGTTCAAACTCAGGAGCCCCCTAA